One Hemibagrus wyckioides isolate EC202008001 linkage group LG07, SWU_Hwy_1.0, whole genome shotgun sequence DNA segment encodes these proteins:
- the chrnb1l gene encoding cholinergic receptor, nicotinic, beta 1 (muscle) like encodes MEQRMKVLLWVAWFSSMFALAGASEAERRLLQNLFQDYNLKVRPARAWNETVMVRVGMTLVQLISLDEKNGEMATNVFMNMAWSDYRLSWNPKDYDNIDVIRVPPTKVWRPDIYLINNNDGQFDVALYVNVLVNSDGTVSWLPPAIYRSSCSIEVAYFPFDWQNCSMVFRSYTYDASEVDLQYGLDEDGKEIHEIVIDENAFTENGEWQICHKPSRKNTQEDLYEDITFYLIIKRKPLFYIINIIVPCILTSVLAIFVFYLPPGAGEKMTLSISVLIALTVFMLLLADRVPETSLGIPIIVNYVMFTMILVTFSVILSVVVLNLHHRTPSTHYMPNWVRKVFINFLPPYLGVLRPHPEEPVQMEEPKQDPPIAHFDHNFRPGGEYFIRKINPELIAPWRGSHSDNTVQLQRIFDSDSFCLILPPDLKSAISAITYMADQLKKQDLDDTMTDDWQYIAMVVDRLFLWLFIIITTLGTLAMFLDASFNHTPVDPFP; translated from the exons atggAGCAAAGGATGAAGGTTCTGCTTTGGGTTGCCTGGTTCAGTAGCATGTTCGCTCTCGCAG ggGCTTCTGAGGCAGAGCGGAGGCTGTTGCAGAATCTGTTTCAGGATTATAACCTGAAGGTGCGTCCTGCTCGGGCCTGGAACGAGACAGTGATGGTCAGAGTCGGGATGACGCTGGTGCAGCTTATTAGTCTG GATGAGAAGAATGGAGAGATGGCAACCAATGTATTCATGAACATG GCTTGGTCTGACTACAGGTTGTCGTGGAATCCAAAGGACTACGACAATATTGATGTTATCCGAGTCCCGCCGACCAAAGTATGGCGTCCAGACATTTACCTAATCAACAA TAACGATGGGCAGTTTGACGTCGCTCTTTATGTGAATGTGCTGGTTAATAGTGATGGCACGGTTTCCTGGCTGCCTCCAGCTATATATCGCAGCTCCTGTTCTATTGAG GTGGCCTATTTCCCCTTTGATTGGCAGAATTGTTCGATGGTGTTTCGCTCATATACGTATGACGCCTCAGAGGTGGACCTGCAGTACGGCCTGGATGAGGATGGAAAAGAGATTCATGAGATAGTCATAGATGAAAATGCTTTCACTG AGAATGGAGAGTGGCAGATCTGCCATAAACCCAGCAGGAAGAACACCCAGGAGGACCTCTATGAAGACATCACCTTCTACCTGATTATCAAGAGGAAACCACTTTtctacatcatcaacatcattgtGCCCTGCATCCTTACTAGTGTGCTGGCTATATTTGTGTTCTATCTGCCACCAGGGGCAG GAGAGAAAATgactctgtccatctctgttCTTATTGCCCTCACTGTCTTCATGCTCCTGCTGGCTGATAGAGTCCCTGAGACATCTCTGGGAATCCCAATTATTGTGAATTATGTGATGTTTACAATGATCCTGGTGACCTTCTCAGTCATCctcagtgttgtggtgttaaACCTGCACCACAGAACCCCCAGCACACATTATATGCCCAACTGGGTGCGCAAG GTATTCATCAACTTCCTGCCTCCCTATTTGGGTGTGCTCAGACCCCACCCAGAAGAACCTGTGCAGATGGAGGAGCCTAAACAGGACCCTCCTATTGCCCATTTTGACCACAACTTCAGGCCCGGAGGAGAATATTTCATCCGCAAGATAAATCCTGAACTGATCGCACCATGGAGGGGGAG tCACTCTGACAACACTGTGCAGCTGCAGAGGATTTTTGACAGTGACAGCTTCTGTCTGATCCTGCCTCCTGATCTTAAATCCGCCATCTCTGCCATCACTTACATGGCTGACCAACTGAAAAAACAAGATCTAGATGAtact ATGACTGATGACTGGCAGTACATCGCCATGGTAGTGGACCGCCTCTTCCTCTGGCTtttcatcattatcaccaccctGGGCACTCTTGCTATGTTTCTGGATGCCAGCTTCAATCACACGCCTGTGGACCCTTTCCCATGA